CGCTTTCGGATTGGTAGCGCAGAGGTAATGGTGACTCAACCTCGAATGCCTTGTTATAAACTGGGAGTCAAGTTTGGACGGGCTGATATAGTTAAACAGTTTTTAGATAGCCGCCTAACGGGGTTCTACTCTTCGGTGCTGCAAGAGGGTCAAGTCGGAAATGGTGATACTTTGTCGTTAATCAGTCGAGACTCAAATAATGTCACTGTTGCTGATATTACCCGACTTTATGCACGGGAAACACACGACTTAGAACTCTTACACCGCGCCGTACAAGTTGAGGCTTTACCTACAGATTGGCGAGATTACTTTCAGCAGCAAATTGAAAAGTTTAAAAGATGAATTTCATTAATGTTATAATTAGTAATAAAACGCTCTACTTCAAAAAAATTATTACTTGCGTTTCACTCTCATTTAGTTCGGTTATACTACTTCGCTACTGCATTTAACTCTGCATTAAATATGCAGCAATCTCTCGATTGGCTATGCGTTGCATTTTAGTTTCTAAACTTTGTCTATCAATCGTTTCTATTGTGGCAAGTGAAGCACCTTTATCCTTCAACCATCTTTTAGCTGGTTCTGTAAAATATGACGTAGTTACGAAAAAGCCTTTATCAATTTTGTCTCCTGCTAAAGTTGCAACAAACTCCTTAACCTTTGGCTCTCCAACTGGATTAAGCTGTCTTTTAACTTGAACATAAGCAACTGTGGGAACACCGTCTATCTCTTGCCTTGCAATAATATCTTTACCTCCATCACGAGTTTTTTTCATCCTCTCAACAGTCCAACCTTCTTCAACAAAAATTGCAGATATAAAGTCTTCAAATTGATGGGGATCAAGTAAGTTTTCCATTAATATGTTTCTACGTAAAAAATAATTGCATAATAAACCAGGAGAAAGCTTCGTGATACCAACTCTTTTTTTCAGTTGTTTTGATAAACCAGCTTTTTCTTCAACCAATTTCCCTAGTTGGCAGTCAGCATTAAAAGGCAAAGTCCAAAGGAGCTTTCCCAGTGTTCTTGAATCAGCATT
The Nostoc punctiforme PCC 73102 genome window above contains:
- a CDS encoding MOSC domain-containing protein, with product MQVISVNVGLPREVLWKGKTVTTGIFKEPVEGRVMMRSLNLDGDRQADLSVHGGKDKAVYAYPFEHYDYWRRKLPDMDLPWGMFGENLTTVGLLEDEVNIGDRFRIGSAEVMVTQPRMPCYKLGVKFGRADIVKQFLDSRLTGFYSSVLQEGQVGNGDTLSLISRDSNNVTVADITRLYARETHDLELLHRAVQVEALPTDWRDYFQQQIEKFKR
- a CDS encoding restriction endonuclease, with amino-acid sequence MVKFSSHIDQEKHKYVEITASFAVDPEISDQFDLMLGFHPYEKRILDEDEDNIPIEVLRFLRRSDLLNLENPCNREKMALLWLKLFPEINSMIKLKYDDMLHNLWQKCLENTQILQLAYAFYPSNLYSENGTENYRINHWTRDTAANIQQEITESSNADSRTLGKLLWTLPFNADCQLGKLVEEKAGLSKQLKKRVGITKLSPGLLCNYFLRRNILMENLLDPHQFEDFISAIFVEEGWTVERMKKTRDGGKDIIARQEIDGVPTVAYVQVKRQLNPVGEPKVKEFVATLAGDKIDKGFFVTTSYFTEPAKRWLKDKGASLATIETIDRQSLETKMQRIANREIAAYLMQS